In a genomic window of Quercus lobata isolate SW786 chromosome 4, ValleyOak3.0 Primary Assembly, whole genome shotgun sequence:
- the LOC115983242 gene encoding uncharacterized protein LOC115983242 isoform X2, protein MRADRKRLSERTVNLAREVRRALVTTNYHNRQHYSVRCGRGRPQVSLEEFSFLEKVCRKAKPDERTWAKLVNPKTIHWYCDGPEPTREAIAYDERIHKQMDDAKRRAMIKSLAVEQKKTGEIVVPSVPGSSGKRKQPPKSDRPHKQPKVSMEPIVGLMAEGPKAVNQVKQGAGKGLMHAPPVSEEKPPPLLRDDSKFALEKLTSILSAEDYEDLGNHSTEAMGETGLFAVGQSLVMMKGLMDRCLNREAALERVRSKLGKTEEELSQLHKWKSTMEQKFELSENTRKELEQKTEEAGKVLKSRADEVKDLKKKLRHAKDDAVSEYRNSESLLKELGGSFLQGFDDALRQIKKTYPDLDVSMITLTDQDQTSALPVASENTEDLFGEEAAQGDGESAPPNEVAVADPKKAE, encoded by the exons ATGCGAGCAGACAG AAAACGTCTGTCAGAGAGAACCGTCAACCTTGCCAGAGAAGTCCGTCGAGCACTGGTAACCACCAATTACCACAACCGTCAGCATTACTCCGTCaggtgtg GTAGAGGGCGCCCGCAGGTTAGCCTCGAGGAATTTAGTTTCCTTGAAAAGGTTTGTAGAAAAGCTAAGCCGGACGAAAGGACCTGGGCCAAGTTAGTGAATCCAAAGACAAtacactggtattgtgacggtccagaacctaCCCGTGAGGCCATTGCTtacgacgaaagaatacacaaac aaatggacgacgccaAGAGAAGAGCCATGATAAAATCTCtagccgtcgagcaaaagaagacgggtgagATCGTTGTTCCCAGTGTGCCGGGGTCATCGGGCAAGAGGAAGCAGCCACCAAAGTCCGACCGTCCACACAAGCAGCCAAAGGTGTCAATGGAGCCCATCgtgggcttgatggctgagggcCCTAAGGCCGTCAACCAAGTTAAACAGGGGGCCGGTAAGGGCCTAATGCATGCTCCACCCGTCAGCGAGGAGAAGCCCCCTCCCCTTCTTCGTGATGATTCGAAGTTCGCTTTGGAAAAGCTTACGTCCATACTTTCTGCAGAGGACTATGAGGATCTGGGGAATCACTCGACGGAGGCGATGGGAGAGACGGGGTTATTTGCCGTCGGACAG tccttggttatgatgaagggcttgatggaccgttgcctcaaccgtgaagcggctctgGAACGGGTACGGTCAAAACTTGGGAAGACGGAAGAAGAGCTTAGCCAGCTGCACAAGTGGAAGTCCACCATGGAGCAGAAATTTGAACTGTCTGAGAATACAAGAAAGGAGCTCGAACAGAAGACGGAAGAAGCTGGGAAGGTCTTGAAGAGCAGAGCGGACGAGGTGAAAGATCTGAAGAAAAAGCTCCGTCATGCAAAGGACGACGCCGTCAGCGAATATCGCAACTCCGAGTCCTTGTTGAAGGAGCTTGGaggatcgttccttcaaggctttgacGATGCGCTCCGTCAGATAAAAAAGACCTACCCAGATCTGGACGTGTCTATGATAACACTTACTGATCAAGATCAGACTTCTGCCCTGCCCGTCGCCTCCGAAAATACGGAGGACCTCTTTGGGGAAGAAGCAGCTCAGGGTGACGGAGAGTCCGCTCCGCCGAATGAGGTCGCTGTTGCCGACCCCAAGAAAGCAGAGTAA
- the LOC115983242 gene encoding uncharacterized protein LOC115983242 isoform X1, with amino-acid sequence MSSASSNQSVVRDGTEYENVYPSGHKDQDSPGEDRSPSASSSSSTSEDVEKIEIEGPDGNQALESVVGADGLRQFIMLPEWTVHRFTSVIRERHFSTFRTNFQIPDYIPIRLPYVSERCYYDGVEGVGVYEQVLKAGLRFPLSTLHRELLHYLGLSVTQISPNAWRVFIAMEILYGAMSNGERRLTVREFLHCYRPDEIDRSRGLYRFASRSPLLKVIFETPDSNRDWKSRYFFLEGDRWMNRPGETEYMPVDTTWGIINQARRGRPQVSLEEFSFLEKVCRKAKPDERTWAKLVNPKTIHWYCDGPEPTREAIAYDERIHKQMDDAKRRAMIKSLAVEQKKTGEIVVPSVPGSSGKRKQPPKSDRPHKQPKVSMEPIVGLMAEGPKAVNQVKQGAGKGLMHAPPVSEEKPPPLLRDDSKFALEKLTSILSAEDYEDLGNHSTEAMGETGLFAVGQSLVMMKGLMDRCLNREAALERVRSKLGKTEEELSQLHKWKSTMEQKFELSENTRKELEQKTEEAGKVLKSRADEVKDLKKKLRHAKDDAVSEYRNSESLLKELGGSFLQGFDDALRQIKKTYPDLDVSMITLTDQDQTSALPVASENTEDLFGEEAAQGDGESAPPNEVAVADPKKAE; translated from the exons atgtctagtgcgtcaagtaaccaatcggtggttcgtgacgggacggaatacgagaatgtatacccgtccggtcataaagaccaagatagtccaggcgaagataggagtccgtctgcaTCCTCTTCGTCCTCAACAAGTGAGGATGTGGAGAAAATTGAGATAGAGGGTCCTGACGGGAATCAAGCACTGGAGTCCGTcgtaggtgctgatggactaaggcagttcatcatgttaccagagtggacagtgcataggttcacatccgtcatcCGGGAGAGACATTTCAGTACCTTTAGAACAAATTTTCAGATACCAGACTACATCCCGATCCGTCTTCCCTACGTGTCGGAGAGATGTTATTATGACGGAGTAGAAGGTGTTGGAGTGTACGAGCAGGTGTTGAAGGCtggacttcggttcccgctctctacactCCATAGGGAACTCTTGCATTACCTGGGACTGTCCGTCACCCAGATTTCTccaaacgcctggagggtcttcatagcaatggagattctTTATGGCGCAATGTCGAATGGAGAAAGGAGACTGACGgtccgtgaatttcttcactgttaccgtCCAGATGAGATTGATAGATCAAGGGGGTTGTACCGTTTTGCTAGTCGAAGTCCCTTGTTGAAGGTCatctttgagaccccagactcaaatagagactggaagagtcgctatttcttcctggagggtgacaggtggatgaaccgtccaggaGAGACGGAGTACATGCCCGTCGATACAACTTGGGGGATAATAAACCAAGCGC GTAGAGGGCGCCCGCAGGTTAGCCTCGAGGAATTTAGTTTCCTTGAAAAGGTTTGTAGAAAAGCTAAGCCGGACGAAAGGACCTGGGCCAAGTTAGTGAATCCAAAGACAAtacactggtattgtgacggtccagaacctaCCCGTGAGGCCATTGCTtacgacgaaagaatacacaaac aaatggacgacgccaAGAGAAGAGCCATGATAAAATCTCtagccgtcgagcaaaagaagacgggtgagATCGTTGTTCCCAGTGTGCCGGGGTCATCGGGCAAGAGGAAGCAGCCACCAAAGTCCGACCGTCCACACAAGCAGCCAAAGGTGTCAATGGAGCCCATCgtgggcttgatggctgagggcCCTAAGGCCGTCAACCAAGTTAAACAGGGGGCCGGTAAGGGCCTAATGCATGCTCCACCCGTCAGCGAGGAGAAGCCCCCTCCCCTTCTTCGTGATGATTCGAAGTTCGCTTTGGAAAAGCTTACGTCCATACTTTCTGCAGAGGACTATGAGGATCTGGGGAATCACTCGACGGAGGCGATGGGAGAGACGGGGTTATTTGCCGTCGGACAG tccttggttatgatgaagggcttgatggaccgttgcctcaaccgtgaagcggctctgGAACGGGTACGGTCAAAACTTGGGAAGACGGAAGAAGAGCTTAGCCAGCTGCACAAGTGGAAGTCCACCATGGAGCAGAAATTTGAACTGTCTGAGAATACAAGAAAGGAGCTCGAACAGAAGACGGAAGAAGCTGGGAAGGTCTTGAAGAGCAGAGCGGACGAGGTGAAAGATCTGAAGAAAAAGCTCCGTCATGCAAAGGACGACGCCGTCAGCGAATATCGCAACTCCGAGTCCTTGTTGAAGGAGCTTGGaggatcgttccttcaaggctttgacGATGCGCTCCGTCAGATAAAAAAGACCTACCCAGATCTGGACGTGTCTATGATAACACTTACTGATCAAGATCAGACTTCTGCCCTGCCCGTCGCCTCCGAAAATACGGAGGACCTCTTTGGGGAAGAAGCAGCTCAGGGTGACGGAGAGTCCGCTCCGCCGAATGAGGTCGCTGTTGCCGACCCCAAGAAAGCAGAGTAA
- the LOC115985449 gene encoding TMV resistance protein N-like, whose product MALMSTPGGNSALASSLTPQWKYDVFLSFRGEDTRNGFTDHLYDALQCKGLFTFRDEEKLDKGKSISLNLLKAIEESRFAIIILSKNYASFTWCLDELAHIVRCTKEKGLIILPVFYHVNPSDVRKQTGIFAQTFDEYKKRFKESMEKLETWRDALREVANLSGWHLQDRHESEFIQNIVQVILHKSSSSFSSFTNDLVGIDFSVEEFITSNLDLGNNVRMTGICGMGGLGKKTLARVVYDKFGNSFEGSSFIANVREDSEKHGLCRLQQQLLADILEEINIDIRNVYQGVDMIKKRLRHKKILLVLDDVNQLDQLEKLSGECGWFGLGSWIIITTRDEHLLVQHGVHKIYKLDALNSDVALKLFCLKAFKKEQPKERYMQLSQEFVYYANGLPLALVTLGSFLFGRTMDEWESALASVKKNPKREIFDTLKVSYDGLEEMWKEIFLDIACFFIGKAKDRVVEILENCGLDARIGMSVLMHKSLITIENNKLCMHDLLQEMGKEIVRQESRGEPGKRSRLWLLKDLFHVLTKNAATKAIQAIVINRYQWDRGDWTFEAPFYEWEVPHWNFEVIPEAFSKMGNLRLLIVDNMSILDGLNHLPNDLRFLDWFGYSSKVLPSSFQPKELVELNLQFSEIKYLWEGVKYLDKLKYMDLSYSARLVHTPDFNGFPRLERLILSCCTNLVDIHPSIGQLKRLVVLDLEHCESLTNLPSISTEMESLQILNLFGCYQLREIPEFNGILKSLSELYLGGTSIKTLPSSIDCLTALTLLNLKDSDLNCLPSNMNGLVSLEKLVLTGCFRLFDLPESIWKIECLKELDLIGTSIWKLPSANDVWNDRLKEQFVRNIRPMCRKMPGPPRPSYDELSRRAAFTILNRYRQGLLRRKTEFQTIIPGYGIPGWMTYTFEGDSIRIALPPNWCNSKWMGFILSAPIAVIEERFGLGVRVKALGDIPHSQYASKTFFRITASPLIGYYNCLMYLCRDDWFAAVPNADQCSLIEVVFENYGSRRKVMHCGVGLVYEQDVEEFNQTIAQTGESPSHYGLNGVEILE is encoded by the exons ATGGCTTTAATGAGCACTCCAGGAGGCAATTCGGCATTAGCTTCTTCTTTAACACCTCAATGGAAGTACGATGTCTTCCTTAGTTTTAGAGGTGAAGATACTCGTAATGGTTTTACAGACCATTTATACGATGCTTTGCAATGTAAGGGTCTTTTCACTTTTAGGgatgaagaaaaacttgataaAGGAAAATCTATTTCCCTAAATCTCTtgaaagcaatagaagaatcGAGATTTGCTATCATCATTCTCTCAAAAAACTATGCATCTTTCACGTGGTGCTTGGATGAACTTGCACATATTGTTAGATGCACGAAAGAAAAAGGATTGATAATTCTACCGGTATTTTACCATGTAAATCCATCTGATGTACGAAAACAGACCGGAATTTTTGCGCAAACCTTTGATGAATACAAAAAACGTTTCAAGGAAAGCATGGAGAAGTTGGAAACATGGAGAGATGCTTTGAGAGAAGTTGCCAATCTCTCTGGTTGGCATTTACAAGACAG GCATGAGTCAGAATTTATCCAAAATATTGTACAAGTGATATTACATAAATCGAGCTCTAGTTTCTCAAGCTTTACCAACGACTTGGTAGGAATAGATTTTTCAGTGGAAGAATTCATCACTTCAAATTTAGATCTTGGGAATAATGTTCGCATGACAGGGATTTGTGGTATGGGGGGGCTGGGAAAGAAAACTCTTGCTAGAGTTGTTTATGATAAGTTTGGTAATAGTTTTGAAGGTTCAAGTTTTATTGCAAATGTTAGAGAAGATTCTGAAAAACATGGGTTGTGTCGATTACAACAACAACTTCTTGCAGACATTTTAGAGGaaataaatatagatataaGGAATGTATATCAAGGAGTTGACATGATCAAGAAAAGGCTACGTCATAAAAAAATCCTACTTGTTCTAGATGATGTCAACCAACTTGACCAATTAGAAAAATTGTCTGGAGAGTGTGGCTGGTTTGGATTGGGGAGTTGGATCATCATAACAACTAGAGATGAACATTTGTTGGTCCAACATGGAgtgcataaaatatataagcTTGATGCATTAAATAGTGATGTTGCtctaaaacttttttgtttgaaagccTTCAAAAAAGAGCAACCCAAAGAAAGATATATGCAACTCTCTCAAGAATTTGTATACTATGCTAATGGTCTTCCATTAGCTCTTGTTACTTTGGGTTCCTTTTTGTTTGGAAGAACAATGGATGAATGGGAAAGTGCATTGgcaagtgtaaaaaaaaatcctaaaagagAAATATTTGATACGCTTAAAGTCAGCTATGATGGACTAGAGGAAATGTGGAAGGAAATATTCTTggatattgcatgtttctttaTAGGGAAGGCAAAAGATCGAGTAGTAGAGATATTAGAAAATTGTGGTCTTGATGCAAGAATTGGTATGAGTGTTCTCATGCATAAATCTCTCATAACCAtagaaaacaataaattatgTATGCATGATTTACTACAAGAAATGGGTAAAGAAATTGTCCGTCAAGAATCACGTGGAGAGCCTGGAAAGCGCAGCAGATTgtggcttcttaaggatttgTTTCATGTATTGACTAAAAATGCG GCAACAAAAGCAATTCAAGCCATAGTCATAAACCGTTACCAATGGGACAGAGGAGATTGGACCTTTGAAGCCCCCTTTTATGAATGGGAAGTACCACATTGGAACTTTGAAGTCATTCCTGAAGCTTTTTCAAAGATGGGTAATCTTAGATTGCTTATAGTTGACAATATGTCAATATTGGATGGCCTCAATCATCTTCCGAATGACCTAAGATTTCTTGACTGGTTTGGTTATTCTTCAAAAGTTTTGCCGTCCAGTTTCCAACCAAAAGAGCTTGTTGAACTTAATTTACAATTTAGCGAAATTAAATATCTTTGGGAAGGAGTGAAg TATTTAGACAAGTTAAAATACATGGATCTTAGTTATTCAGCGAGGCTTGTTCATACACCTGACTTCAATGGGTTTCCAAGACTAGAGAGACTAATTCTTAGTTGTTGCACTAATTTGGTTGACATCCACCCATCTATTGGACAACTCAAGAGGCTTGTTGTCTTAGATCTGGAACACTGTGAATCTCTTACCAATCTTCCCAGCATATCTACTGAAATGGAGTCCCTTCAAATTCTTAATCTTTTTGGGTGTTACCAACTCAGGGAAATTCCAGAATTTAATGGAATTTTGAAAAGCCTATCAGAACTTTATTTGGGTGGGACTAGTATCAAAACACTACCCTCATCAATCGATTGTTTGACTGCCCTTACTTTATTAAATCTAAAAGACAGCGATCTCAATTGTCTTCCAAGTAATATGAATGGTTTGGTCTCTCTTGAAAAACTCGTCCTCACGGGATGCTTCCGTCTTTTCGACCTGCCAGAGAGCATTTGGAAAATAGAGTGTTTGAAGGAACTTGACTTGATTGGAACTTCCATTTGGAAACTTCCCTCAGCCAATGATGTCTGGAATGATCGATTAAAAGAACAGTTTGTGCGGAATATACGCCCAATGTGTAGGAAGATGCCTGGACCGCCAAGACCTTCTTATGACGAGCTCAGCCGTAGAGCAGCATTTACAATATTGAACCGTTACCGACAG GGACTCCTTCGtagaaaaactgaatttcagaCAATTATTCCCGGATATGGAATTCCGGGGTGGATGACTTATACATTTGAGGGGGATTCAATAAGGATAGCGCTGCCTCCAAATTGGTGTAATAGTAAATGGATGGGATTCATTCTCTCTGCTCCTATCGCTGTAATTGAGGAAAGATTTGGTCTTGGAGTTCGTGTGAAAGCCCTTGGTGACATACCTCACAGTCAATATGCCTCTAAAACTTTCTTCAGAATAACAGCGTCGCCGCTGATCGGCTACTACAATTGTCTAATGTATTTGTGTCGTGATGATTGGTTTGCTGCTGTTCCAAATGCTGACCAATGCAGTCTGATTGAGGTTGTATTTGAGAACTATGGCTCAAGAAGGAAAGTGATGCATTGTGGGGTTGGTTTGGTATACGAGCAAGATGTGGAAGAGTTTAACCAAACAATTGCACAAACTGGGGAGTCACCAAGTCACTACGGGTTGAATGGTGTCGAGATCCTTGAGTAG